The genome window CTTCTATATCTCTAAGATATATTTCAGGTATAAATCACACAATGAAATTATTGGGTATATGTTGGGTGGGTTGTAGTGGATAATGTAtcaattttgtcattttgttgtttagGAATATGGGTGTGTGAGTGTATAATATTTTTCAATCCCAAATGCAAGCTGAATCAATGTATAGATTTTTTGTATGTGTCAGATTGTCAGCGTTAACATCATCCAACTGTCTAGTAACACTGATCCCACAGTCACCCTGGAGAGTTAACATTGTTCAGTCTGAATTGCCTCCACTAACCTGAAAAGTAATATTGCATGGAAATAGCTCATACACAGTTTCTCATATGCTTTTTCATCCAACAAATGTGGCTGTGATTAAGTTCTTGTGAGCAAAGAGTCatgtaatgaaaaaaatttacataCATATGAAATAAGTACACTGATTCCCAAGCATGAAAAAAGAGCATATCATCTGTTTCTTTGTATCAAGATTTTTTCTTAACAATCAAGATACCAAAGAGTGGTTTTGAAGTTTAGACTtgtccttaaatatattttctattcagTATCATTTCATTTACTTGTAAAATGTAACATTGTTTTTGAAAAGGCTGCATATTATACTAATCTCAAGAGACATACCAACTGGGAAAAGACTAAGttgcttctaattttatttttccctaaggCATTTTAAAGCTTTGTTCAGACTTTAtgaagtgcatttttaaaaatagagtttcaGTTTCAATGACAATGTGTTCACTAATCACAATACAATACTTCCTAAATAGGACAAGATTTTTGGTAAGGAATTTGTTCATTATTCACATTTGTACATGCATATCCAAAATGCTTaagcatctataaaataaaattgggtccatgtacatataaatgaaaataaataaaaggaaatcagcCAGAGAAATGACGTATACTCTCTgcacttttgatattttaatggtgGCTTTTACTGAGGAACTCCGTATCTCTGGCACACACCCGCCGGTTGGGTTCAGCAATGTTTATAATAGGATTTTGGCCTCACTAGGAGATGACAGTTATGAGTAGAATGAAGGATTTGGTACCAAAGATTGGATTTTTGAGAGCAAAGTGGCAGATTGGTGGTGGCAAAGCCACACTGTATGATGTAAGGAGCCTCTATAAACTCCTTGTATGGGTTTTGAACTTTACACATTGACAGCTTCCATTGTGGGTGTGACAGAAATATTCCATAATGAGCATCACTTAAGGCAAATTGAAATTTCTTCTCACAGTTTATGCAATTTTCTTTCTTGTCATTAGCAGCTATTTTTCATATGTCAAAGGAAGACCATTCTTAAATAAAACGTATGTGCTCCAGTGCTAGTAAGTTTGATTTTAAGTGCTATTTTCTGATGGATTGTGATTGTGACGAAACAAATTCATTCAATGAAGAGTATGCCAGGACTGTTTGAAGATTTGAAGAACGATGTCCACTTCTATCCTTTGCCTTTGGAAGACTAATACTTCCTACATTTCCCAAGGGTGTTGAGGTCCACAGAGATTCTTTGGGGGAGAGACTTGATTATGAGACAGGACTCGCTGTCTGTCCATAGCATGAATAGAGTGAATGATGAGCACTCTGGGCAGACGGGAGAGAGTGGGAAAGTTTGCAGTGCTAGTGCCACAGCCTTTAGGGAGGCTAGAGAAAGGAAATATTTGAATACCACAGTGATATCCTAATTATGTTAGTCAAATTACAGATGTGGTGGTTGATTCACATTACACAAGCTTTCCCTgaagttaaacaaacaaacaaacaaacaaacagactgGCCTGGACATTTATGAAGTGAGAACATGGACATGGATATGTCAGACTTCTGAATGCTTTTATTTCATAGTAATTCTTAGGATGTTCTTTATTCAATGGAAAGATCTAgcaagttttgctttttttgtgtgttttgtgtgtgtgtgtgtgtgtgtgtgtgtgtgtgtgtataccctAGCATAAAAATACTATCTTACTTTACAAGTATGACTGATATGCTAAGCAACCTTATCCTAATCTATAGACAGAAATAATTTACACTTTACAGAGTGATAGAAGTATGGAGCCAGAAGATATTTAGAATTTTCATTCAAGTGCCTCATACTTTAGTGGAAGACTGAGCCACAGAGAGGTCAACAGATCCATTTGGTGTCATAAAATGAGATAGgattgccctagtcagtttggctcagtggttagagtgtcagcccatggactaaagggtcttgggttcgattctggtcaagggcacgtacctcgattgtaggcttgatccttggccccagtaggggcacatgcaggaggcaaccaatccatgtgtctctttcacatccatgtttttctctctgtctccccccctcctttccactctctctaaaaatcaatggaaaaaactatCATCAattgagaattaacaacaacaaaaacaaataaaatgagataGGATAAGAACTGAGTGCTAGTTTTCTGACTGAGCTCTCTAGACTCCCAGTCCAGTGCTCACTCATTCCCACCACACCATGGCCACAGGCTCTCACTGGTGGTGTAAGTCTTCCTAAATGGAGATCTGATTATTTCAGTCTCCAGATTAAAACTGTTCAAAGCTCAGAGAGCTTCTCAGGACAGCATCCATATTCAGTACATGGTTGGCAAGGTCATACCCACCTGTGCCCTTCTTGGACCCTCGTGTACATTTTTGCCACCTTTTGCCCACAGAACTCTTTTTAATCCTTCAAATGGTACTTTGCATgtataaggtgtgtgtgtgtgtgtgtgtgtgtgtgtgtaatttttggTCTTTTTCACATACTTTTTTATTTGCCTAAAACACTCTTCACTACTTCTTCCCAAGGCTAGCCTTACTCTTCCTTCAACTTAGCTCTCTCTTTCTTAGGCTTCTGTGCTTTCCTTTATAGAGCACCTACCATGTCACGTGTGATTTATTGTCTGTCCTCTCTCAGGTTGTGATTAAAAATGacatctcttggccatctgtggtTGGTACACAGTAGGTCTTCTATAAATATGGTACTAGGATTGAGTGGAGAAAGTGAATTGAAGCAGAGTCGGGGAAGGTTATCTCTATTATTTCCCTTTCCCAAACGCCTTCTCCAATCCATCACTCGTACTTAAATCTCTTGATTTCCACAGGATCTTCACCAAAATCTAATGTTCAGGTTATAGTGACAAGTGTGCCCTCTTGTGGCACAGTTATGAAGGCTGCTGGCCATCCAGGAGGCAGGCTACCTGTTTCAAAGCTCATTTTCCTACTGGCCAGCTGTGACGTCTTGGGCTTCTCCCCTGCCTCTATTTCCACTtggataaaatgggaataacagtaacaacaaaataacaataacCACCTGAAGGGAGGATTCCTTAAGATCATCCATGGAAACTGTTGGGCATTTGGTCACTATCATTAAGTGTtaactattattctttttttttttttttttttttacagagaggaagagagagggatagagagttagaaacatcgatgagagagaaacatcgatcagctgcctcttgtacaccccctactggggatgtgcccgcaaccaaggtacatgcccttgaccggaatcgaacctgggacccttgagtccgcaggccgacgctctatacactgagccaaaccggtttcagcttaacTATTATTCTTATAGACTCCCAGAActccacagaaaaaaaaaaaaaaagcttagaaTACTCTTTCTGATGGAAAATGAGTGTTGGTGAGCATAATTAAATGCATTCttgtttccatttgtttctttcagcattaaaatgtttagtttgaatgaaaattatatttgcatttaaaggAAGTTAGTAAGCATCATCATTTCCAACCTACTTGAACCCCATCTATGGCATACGTTTTCTTTCCCTAGGACTAGGGACTTAGGACCTTTGCTCAGACTTGGTGGCAGCAAGTCACTCAGGAGGAAATGAAGCTATTCAACCCCAACTTGGAGACCTCAGTACAGATTGTGACTGAATAAACTGCACAGACTAGGGCGGGGGGACTCAGCACCGTGAACCCTGCACGTTGACGTGGCCTGGGGACTCAGAGGCTCACCTCGCCTCAGCGCACCTCTGTGTGGAGACAGGAAGTGCATCCTGATTAGCCTGCTACAAAATAGTGGACATGTGGAGGCAAGTCTCTCCCAGGATGGAATCTTACGTGAATAACTTATGTTTCTGTTTCCTCAGACAGCTCAGCTCTCGCAAGTCAGAGGAGTAGCTTCCCGACGTCCTTTTGGACCAGCTCTTACCAGCCCCCCGCACCCTGCTTGGGGGGAGTTCACCCTGACTTCCAGGTCACTGCACCCCCTGGCACCTTTACTGCAGCCGACCCCAGTCCCTGGCCAGGACACAGCCTGCACCAGactggcccggcccctccccctcctgtgtCTGAGTCCTGGCACTACCCTTTGGCATCTCAGGTGAGCCCATCCTACAGCCACATGCATGATGTGTACTTGCGGCACCACCACCCCCACGCTCACATGCACCAccggcaccaccaccaccaccaccaccaccaccacccttctGCTGGCCCCGCCCTGGATTCGTCCTACCGGCCCCTGCTGATGCCATCAGTGCGAGCGGCCAGGATTCCTGCTCCCCAGTGTGACATCACAAAGACAGATCCAGCCACAGTCAGCACTGCTACCTCAGCGTGGGCCGGAGCCTTCCATGGAACTGTGGACATAGTGCCAAGTGTGGGGTTTGATACAGGTGAGCTGGGGGAACGCCCCCTTTCCGTAagagaaaaagttaagaaataagtatttaaaagagGGGATGTTCTAAGTAccttgaaatatctttttcttatGTGTAAAGTTAAGCTTTGCCAATATGTTTATAGAACCTGACCATTTGCAATAATTCCTGCAGAAACTGATGTGAGTAATTCATGGCGTACAGTCTGAGGAAGCTAGTGATCTGTTCCTTTGGACTGGAATCTTTGGTACTTTATGCTTATAAAGTATATTGAGCATATTCTCTAAATCTCCCTTGTCTCTGTGCTCTATGCTATGTGCAATGCCTAATAGAATCATAAATAGTATGTTTCAGTCATTtttcttgctcttcttttttGTTAGGTCTTATTTATGgtttataaaacaaagcaaattgCCTCCTGGAATGTAGTCCATGGTCTACTCTTTGAAAAAGACtagagaatgtatttttttttaattggatttttcttcccttcctttgccCTTTTGTCACCCCCTTATTTCTCCTCTtcactttcctctctttctttctccccctctctctctgttttaaaTAACACCAGACTTAATAAAACTACTATAAAGTTTATGTTCAACAGATTTATAAAAAATgataagagaaatatttattcatagaGTATTCAGCTCCTCTGGAATTCACTGGTTCTGAAGATCATGGTGTTAAATGTTTGAGCTTGGTTTTTGGACCAGACTGTCATATTAATAGTATTAATAGTTCTGAGTTCACAAAATCACAGGCTTCAGAAGCTAAAAAAGACCCATCAAGTCAGTGATTACATCCCCAGAGTCTACATTCCAAAGGCACCCACTTCACCTCCAGTCTCAGGTTCT of Eptesicus fuscus isolate TK198812 chromosome 3, DD_ASM_mEF_20220401, whole genome shotgun sequence contains these proteins:
- the VGLL3 gene encoding transcription cofactor vestigial-like protein 3 isoform X2; translated protein: MSCAEVMYHPQPYGAPQYLPNPVAAATCPTAYYHPSPQPGQQGDIGSVVDEHFSRALGQASTLHPESAITKSKMGLTPLWRDSSALASQRSSFPTSFWTSSYQPPAPCLGGVHPDFQVTAPPGTFTAADPSPWPGHSLHQTGPAPPPPVSESWHYPLASQVSPSYSHMHDVYLRHHHPHAHMHHRHHHHHHHHHHPSAGPALDSSYRPLLMPSVRAARIPAPQCDITKTDPATVSTATSAWAGAFHGTVDIVPSVGFDTGLQHQDKSKESPWY
- the VGLL3 gene encoding transcription cofactor vestigial-like protein 3 isoform X1, which encodes MSCAEVMYHPQPYGAPQYLPNPVAAATCPTAYYHPSPQPGQQKKLAVYSKMQDSLEVTLPSKQEEEEEEDEEEEEEEKDQPAEMEYLNSRCVLFTYFQGDIGSVVDEHFSRALGQASTLHPESAITKSKMGLTPLWRDSSALASQRSSFPTSFWTSSYQPPAPCLGGVHPDFQVTAPPGTFTAADPSPWPGHSLHQTGPAPPPPVSESWHYPLASQVSPSYSHMHDVYLRHHHPHAHMHHRHHHHHHHHHHPSAGPALDSSYRPLLMPSVRAARIPAPQCDITKTDPATVSTATSAWAGAFHGTVDIVPSVGFDTGLQHQDKSKESPWY